ATCGGGCTTTTGACCGGGTTGGCCCGGATTGCCGACAATCCGGCCCTCAGGCTGTCTGCCATCACCTATATCGAGCTCATCCGCGGTTCACCCCTGCTGGTCCAGATTTTTTTGTGGTATTTTGTCGTGGGCACGCTCATCAATACCCTGCTGGCCAAGCACGGCATTTCCCAGATACCTTCCCTGTGGTTCGGGGTCATTTCCCTGGCCCTGTTTGCAGGCGCCTATATCGCCGAAATCGTCCGGGCCGGCATTCAGTCGGTGCACCGAGGACAGATGGAAGCGGCCAGATCCCTGGGCATGGATTATGTGCAGGCCATGCGCAAGGTCATCCTGCCCCAGGCCTTCCGACGGATTCTTCCTCCCCTGGCAGGACAATTCATCAGCCTGATCAAGGATTCTTCCCTGCTTGGGGTTATTGCCATCAGGGAATTGACCAAGGCAACACGGGAAACCGTATCCACCTCGCTGCAGCCCTTTGAGCTGTGGATCGTCTGCGCCATTCTCTATCTGGTCCTCACCTTTGCCCTGTCCATGTTTGTCCAATACCTCGAGCGCAAGGCCATCTGATCATGATACACGTCAACAAACTCAACAAATATTTTTATGTTCCCCACGAAATCCACGCCTTGCGGGATGTGACCACTCATATCCATGAAGGCGAGGTGGTGGTGGTCATTGGCCCCTCCGGCTCGGGCAAGAGCACGTTTTTGCGGTGCCTGAACCGGCTTGAATATCCCCAAAGCGGAAGCATTGTCATCGATGGGGTGGATATCCTGGCCAAGGGATGCAATATCAACGAGGTTCGGGCCGAAGTGGGCATGGTTTTCCAGTCCTTCAATCTGTTCCCGCACAAGAACGTACTGGACAATCTGACCATGGCCCAGATCACGGTGCGCAAACGCAGCCGCAAGCAGGCCGAGGAAAAGGCCATGGAACTGCTTGGCAAGGTGGGTATTGCGGAAAAATACAATGTCAAGCCTGAACAGCTTTCAGGCGGCCAGCAGCAACGGGTGGCCATTGCGCGTTCCCTGTGCATGGACCCCAAGGTTATGCTTTTTGACGAACCCACGTCGGCCCTTGATCCCGAGATGGTGGGCGAGGTGCTTGACGTGATGAAGGCCTTGGCCAAATCCGGAATGACCATGGTTGTGGTCACCCATGAAATGGGCTTTGCCCGGGAGGTGGCCGATCGGGTCATTTTCATGGACCAGGGGCAGATCCTGGAGGAAGGCACGCCCGAGCACTTTTTTGCCGCCCCGGAAAACGAACGGACCAAGGACTTCCTGCGACAGATTTTGTAAGCCCAAGGAGCGCATGACGATGCAATGATGATACTGATACGACCCGGCTTTTCTCTTCTGGAGGATGGTCGGGTTTTTTTGCACCTGCGCAGGGGCACATCTGCCGGATCGTCACAAACAGGAAATATTCATCCAGCCGACCAACGCATCGGGAGACATACATGAAACATCGCATTCACGAACAACTCGCCAGAGCCATCGAGGCCAAGAATCAGGAGGCCAGGGCCCTGGCCCTTGAAGAAATCAAGGCCCTGAAAAAGGACCT
The Desulfoplanes formicivorans DNA segment above includes these coding regions:
- a CDS encoding amino acid ABC transporter permease, which codes for MTAFSGLDRPRGKAYNLFWTGVFFLLLITGCWLMYTASQSVDYTWRWYRIPQYFYYTETVDVRSEIEGEVASVRTTGDDIVISVQGEGETASYTLPGGEPLLDEGDFVSMGDILGTYEQGTPGVLLTGLWMTLEVSLFAIVLGIIIGLLTGLARIADNPALRLSAITYIELIRGSPLLVQIFLWYFVVGTLINTLLAKHGISQIPSLWFGVISLALFAGAYIAEIVRAGIQSVHRGQMEAARSLGMDYVQAMRKVILPQAFRRILPPLAGQFISLIKDSSLLGVIAIRELTKATRETVSTSLQPFELWIVCAILYLVLTFALSMFVQYLERKAI
- a CDS encoding amino acid ABC transporter ATP-binding protein, encoding MIHVNKLNKYFYVPHEIHALRDVTTHIHEGEVVVVIGPSGSGKSTFLRCLNRLEYPQSGSIVIDGVDILAKGCNINEVRAEVGMVFQSFNLFPHKNVLDNLTMAQITVRKRSRKQAEEKAMELLGKVGIAEKYNVKPEQLSGGQQQRVAIARSLCMDPKVMLFDEPTSALDPEMVGEVLDVMKALAKSGMTMVVVTHEMGFAREVADRVIFMDQGQILEEGTPEHFFAAPENERTKDFLRQIL